In Dromaius novaehollandiae isolate bDroNov1 chromosome 4, bDroNov1.hap1, whole genome shotgun sequence, a single genomic region encodes these proteins:
- the ASIC5 gene encoding acid-sensing ion channel 5 produces the protein MEQLGRFIRLDAKGLLEKTRLYLIKKLLPRVEERKKYHQEFASSTSFHGVHNIVQTQSKTRRVLWLLVVMGSLAIVIWQICNRFIYYFSWPTTTSVYVQYVENVEFPAVTFCNLNRFQAHAVTNLQIIFFLWSIVSGVLQEISMKDNFSQELNDFLLGNQNFSIKEFTRENGFYLNSSTLLECEFFGKPCYPEDFEHVFTEYGNCFTFNHNDLPVKRRVSVSGRGLSLLFDVNQAQFTDDPSLGYIDAGIIYVVHSPKELPRFDGLGLSTPVGMHAQVAIRQLKTIIQEYPWGECKPDIKLRHHEIYSTYGCLQECKARYIQDWCGCLPFILPGNARECDIQKFYSCVYPAIYEIELEGLCTAGTHNSTCPVPCEETDYPTTVTYSSFAGEKAIKFISAKLKRSPEYIRQNLVHIDIKYHDLNYKMTQQQKALTVADLLADVGGQLGLFCGASMITIIELLEYIFTNFCWMCIFLLLKAPEMPQWNIPSQNQPTQKEEKKGIQEC, from the exons GATTATTGGAAAAGACACGGTTGTACTTAATAAAGAAACTGCTGCCACgtgtggaagagagaaagaagtacCATCAGGAGTTTGCCTCATCCACTTCATTTCATGGAGTGCATAACATCGTCCAAACGCAGAGCAAGACACGCAGAGTGCTGTGGCTGTTAGTAGTCATGGGCTCCCTTGCCATCGTCATTTGGCAAATCTGCAATCGCTTCATCTATTACTTCAGCTGGCCAACCACAACATCGGTTTATGTTCAGTATGTGGAAAATGTTGAATTTCCTGCTGTGACTTTTTGCAACTTGAACAG GTTTCAAGCTCATGCAGTAACCAACctccaaatcattttttttctttggagcaTCGTGTCTGGAGTTCTCCAAGAAATTTCTATGAAAGATAACTTTTCTCAAGAGCTAAATGATTTCCTTCTTGGAAACCAGAACTTCAGCATTAAAGAGTTCACAAGGGAAAACGGGTTTTATCTCAACAGCAGCACATTGCTAGAATGTGAATTTTTTGGAAAGCCATGTTACCCAGag GATTTTGAACATGTTTTCACTGAATACGGAAACTGCTTTACTTTTAATCACAATGATCTTCCAGTAAAGAGAAGAGTTAGTGTGTCTGGACGAGGTTTAAGTTTACTTTTTGATGTCAATCAG GCGCAATTCACTGATGACCCTTCCCTCGGTTATATTGACGCTGGTATAATTTATGTTGTCCATTCACCCAAAGAACTTCCACGCTTTGATGGTTTAGGTTTATCAACACCAGTCGGCATGCACGCTCAGGTTGCAATCCGCCAGCTGAAG ACAATTATTCAAGAATACCCATGGGGAGAGTGCAAGCCTGATATTAAACTTCGACACCACGAGATTTATAGTACGTATGGATGTTTGCAGGAATGCAAGGCCCGGTATATACAAGACTGGTGTGGCTGTTTACCATTCATTCTTCCAG gaaatgcaAGAGAATGTGATATACAGAAGTTTTACAGTTGTGTTTATCCTGCAATCT ATGAAATAGAGCTAGAAGGATTATGCACAGCAGGAACCCACAATTCCACTTGTCCTGTCCCATGCGAAGAAACAGATTATCCTACCACTGTCACCTATTCaagttttgcaggagaaaaagctataaaatttatttctgcaaagctgaagAGAAGCCCAGAATACATCAG GCAGAACCTTGTGCATATTGACATTAAATATCATGATCTGAACTACAAAATGACACAACAGCAGAAGGCCTTGACTGTAGCCGATTTGCTTG CTGATGTAGGTGGCCAGCTTGGATTGTTTTGTGGTGCCAGTATGATTACAATCATAGAACTCCTTGAGTACATTTTTACTAACTTCTGCTGGATGTGCATCTTTCTTCTACTGAAAGCGCCTGAAATGCCTCAGTGGAATATTCCATCCCAGAACCAGCcaacacaaaaggaagaaaagaagggaataCAAGAATGTTAG